The proteins below are encoded in one region of Oncorhynchus gorbuscha isolate QuinsamMale2020 ecotype Even-year linkage group LG01, OgorEven_v1.0, whole genome shotgun sequence:
- the prr5l gene encoding proline-rich protein 5-like isoform X2, with product MMGSFRRPRPRFMSSPVLTDLACFHASSVGQQLSNTSVWNSVQTAVIKVFQGGGLQANELYTLNESIRWLLKTELGSFITEYFQNQLLTKGLSHILEKIRLYEGDSQLLILSEMWVRFFTGILPTLQAIFYPVQGQELTVRQMALLGFRDLVLLKLSLEDLLPIATVPPAITQMLLILQGIHESNGPSQEYYQLEGLVETVISPYLGNVLHVSNTNCFVECRAPLSRLRGVAQPEITVTHHHASDSSSLAPLVEQEGESYLEKVGGVRRHTVANAHSDIRLLSASGRMQPGMEEDSGGGGGNGMAGNGMLPRPFSSHPDILESPLGVVGPFRKQRSTEISCDPPS from the exons ATGATGGGATCTTTTCGCCGGCCCCGTCCGCGCTTCATGAGCTCGCCCGTGCTGACGGACCTCGCCTGCTTCCACGCCAGCTCGGTCGGCCAGCAGCTGTCCAACACCAGTGTCTGGAATAG CGTCCAAACAGCCGTGATCAAAGTGTTCCAGGGTGGAGGGTTGCAAGCGAATGAGCTTTACACCCTCAATGAGAGCATCAG ATGGCTCCTCAAGACTGAGTTGGGCTCGTTCATCACAGAGTACTTCCAG AATCAACTCTTGACCAAAGGCCTGTCACATATTCTGGAGAAGATTAGACTTTATGAGG GTGACAGTCAACTCCTTATCCTGTCTGAGATGTGGGTCAGGTTCTTCACTGGGATCTTGCCCACGCTCCAGGCTATATTCTATCCTGTTCAG GGTCAGGAGCTTACCGTCAGACAGATGGCTCTACTGGGCTTCAGAGACCTGGTCCTGTTGAAGCTCTCCCTGGAAGACCTACTACCCATTGCCACAGTCCCCCCAGCCATCACACAAATGCTGCTGATTCTGCAG GGCATCCATGAGTCTAACGGGCCCAGTCAAGAGTACTATCAGCTAGAGGGATTGGTCGAGACAGTCATCTCGCCTTACCTGGGGAACGTCCTCCACGTTAGCAACACCAACTGCTTCGTAG AATGCCGAGCACCACTTTCCAGGTTAAGAGGAGTGGCACAACCAGAGATCACTGTTACTCATCATCATGCCTcagactcctcctctctggctccCCTAGTGGAGCAGGAGGGGGAATCCTATCTGGAGAAGGTGGGAGGAGTCCGACGCCACACAGTGGCCAATGCACACTCCGACATACGGCTGCTCTCAGCTTCTGGCAGGATGCAGCCTGGGATGGAGGAGGacagtggtggcggtggtgggaACGGGATGGCAGGCAACGGCATGCTGCCCAGGCCTTTCTCCAGCCATCCAGACATCCTGGAATCCCCACTGGGAGTGGTGGGGCCCTTTAGAAAGCAGAGATCGACTGAAATCAGCTGCGATCCTCCCAGCTAA
- the prr5l gene encoding proline-rich protein 5-like isoform X1, whose protein sequence is MRQPYHQARCQAWCMMGSFRRPRPRFMSSPVLTDLACFHASSVGQQLSNTSVWNSVQTAVIKVFQGGGLQANELYTLNESIRWLLKTELGSFITEYFQNQLLTKGLSHILEKIRLYEGDSQLLILSEMWVRFFTGILPTLQAIFYPVQGQELTVRQMALLGFRDLVLLKLSLEDLLPIATVPPAITQMLLILQGIHESNGPSQEYYQLEGLVETVISPYLGNVLHVSNTNCFVECRAPLSRLRGVAQPEITVTHHHASDSSSLAPLVEQEGESYLEKVGGVRRHTVANAHSDIRLLSASGRMQPGMEEDSGGGGGNGMAGNGMLPRPFSSHPDILESPLGVVGPFRKQRSTEISCDPPS, encoded by the exons GCCTGGTGCATGATGGGATCTTTTCGCCGGCCCCGTCCGCGCTTCATGAGCTCGCCCGTGCTGACGGACCTCGCCTGCTTCCACGCCAGCTCGGTCGGCCAGCAGCTGTCCAACACCAGTGTCTGGAATAG CGTCCAAACAGCCGTGATCAAAGTGTTCCAGGGTGGAGGGTTGCAAGCGAATGAGCTTTACACCCTCAATGAGAGCATCAG ATGGCTCCTCAAGACTGAGTTGGGCTCGTTCATCACAGAGTACTTCCAG AATCAACTCTTGACCAAAGGCCTGTCACATATTCTGGAGAAGATTAGACTTTATGAGG GTGACAGTCAACTCCTTATCCTGTCTGAGATGTGGGTCAGGTTCTTCACTGGGATCTTGCCCACGCTCCAGGCTATATTCTATCCTGTTCAG GGTCAGGAGCTTACCGTCAGACAGATGGCTCTACTGGGCTTCAGAGACCTGGTCCTGTTGAAGCTCTCCCTGGAAGACCTACTACCCATTGCCACAGTCCCCCCAGCCATCACACAAATGCTGCTGATTCTGCAG GGCATCCATGAGTCTAACGGGCCCAGTCAAGAGTACTATCAGCTAGAGGGATTGGTCGAGACAGTCATCTCGCCTTACCTGGGGAACGTCCTCCACGTTAGCAACACCAACTGCTTCGTAG AATGCCGAGCACCACTTTCCAGGTTAAGAGGAGTGGCACAACCAGAGATCACTGTTACTCATCATCATGCCTcagactcctcctctctggctccCCTAGTGGAGCAGGAGGGGGAATCCTATCTGGAGAAGGTGGGAGGAGTCCGACGCCACACAGTGGCCAATGCACACTCCGACATACGGCTGCTCTCAGCTTCTGGCAGGATGCAGCCTGGGATGGAGGAGGacagtggtggcggtggtgggaACGGGATGGCAGGCAACGGCATGCTGCCCAGGCCTTTCTCCAGCCATCCAGACATCCTGGAATCCCCACTGGGAGTGGTGGGGCCCTTTAGAAAGCAGAGATCGACTGAAATCAGCTGCGATCCTCCCAGCTAA